One region of Salinirubrum litoreum genomic DNA includes:
- a CDS encoding NUDIX hydrolase, with amino-acid sequence MRHESLADPEWPVIESETEYETGWFTGGYDLVEQPDGSRKKYYWAELATAVVVVARTDDQLLFVEQYRPTIRETQLELPAGIVERGESFTTAAARELQEETGFAPSGTSLIQEFWCSTGLLRHRRGFVFAEGLEPAERELDSNEFLTPQTVPVDEALDVARAQPTNDATVEGILLAHEDGLL; translated from the coding sequence ATGCGCCACGAGTCTCTCGCTGACCCCGAGTGGCCGGTGATCGAGTCGGAGACGGAGTACGAGACCGGCTGGTTCACCGGCGGCTACGATCTGGTCGAACAGCCGGACGGGAGCCGGAAGAAGTACTACTGGGCCGAACTGGCGACTGCGGTGGTCGTCGTCGCCCGGACGGACGACCAGTTGCTGTTCGTCGAACAGTACCGGCCGACGATCCGGGAGACGCAACTGGAACTGCCGGCCGGCATCGTCGAGCGAGGCGAGTCGTTCACGACGGCGGCGGCCCGCGAACTACAGGAGGAGACGGGCTTCGCGCCGAGTGGGACCTCGCTGATCCAGGAGTTCTGGTGTTCCACCGGCCTGCTCCGGCACCGGCGCGGGTTCGTCTTCGCGGAGGGGCTGGAACCGGCCGAGCGCGAACTGGACTCGAACGAGTTTCTGACGCCGCAAACCGTGCCGGTCGACGAGGCGCTGGACGTGGCGCGAGCACAGCCGACGAACGACGCTACGGTGGAGGGGATTCTACTGGCGCACGAAGACGGGTTACTCTGA
- a CDS encoding TQO small subunit DoxD, which translates to MSTKQAELLGNQIEFDYAESVAGYVTVAFRLITGWWFFMAGWGKLTAAEPFSAAGYLANAPAASPLQGFFAFAANTPWLLEFTNFMIPVGEALIGLGLLVGALTRLAAFFGGFLMTMFYFGNASWSHGYVNGDLMGLMLFVFVGVFAAGRIMGLDSILEDTKFVQERPKLKYLLG; encoded by the coding sequence ATGTCCACGAAACAGGCTGAACTCCTCGGGAACCAGATCGAGTTCGACTACGCAGAGAGTGTCGCGGGGTACGTCACGGTGGCGTTCCGCCTGATCACCGGCTGGTGGTTCTTCATGGCCGGGTGGGGGAAGCTGACCGCCGCAGAGCCGTTCAGTGCCGCCGGCTACCTGGCGAACGCGCCGGCCGCGAGTCCCCTGCAAGGGTTCTTCGCGTTCGCGGCGAACACGCCGTGGCTGCTGGAGTTCACGAACTTCATGATCCCGGTCGGCGAGGCGCTGATCGGGCTCGGCCTGCTCGTCGGGGCGCTGACTCGGCTGGCCGCCTTCTTCGGCGGGTTCCTGATGACGATGTTCTACTTCGGGAACGCGTCGTGGAGTCACGGCTACGTCAACGGCGACCTGATGGGTCTCATGCTGTTCGTGTTCGTCGGCGTCTTCGCCGCCGGCCGCATCATGGGGCTGGACAGCATCCTCGAGGACACGAAGTTCGTGCAGGAACGCCCGAAGCTGAAGTACCTGCTCGGCTGA
- a CDS encoding MBL fold metallo-hydrolase, with product MELSFQHANPGAGNESTILRIDGLLPDQPVCLLVDAGAGVDVADALGPDEYLTGILLTHAHLDHYRSLGENLVDGAPIYAATPTATVLDRVLDLGVGEYDLSNVDAVRNALEPVADWTTIVEGLELSPLPAGHTLGAAGFLLRIEDDDETVTVLVTGDFTRRHTAGYEPMPGTLPVDVDVLVVNAVTREQYAETLDDALDTLLSRARAGSRVVAATSGLRGVQIAYQLGHLADDLDVDLPIRVVGQAARLAETLDYDVPNVEWVPTFADADDVLEPGGVTVSGPEVPVGGSTAVLYREIADDPDATFVQLTGGGTDDVTGTACTTARYVLSNHPTRETVDELVTTLAPIHVVVNHQTGRGADRYKDEYRSYVWAPSDERAYTLRDDTGWTAPPWVTEQTKRLVWEHRREHGPRVVESGDDLPTPGRVDTPDLAAEGVDVARFRREYSDTAGSDADAGADRAAVREATSADSTRSEVGSVPTSTGDSAAPASDSTSAADGSGGQSGDDSPPASSADGPSTRVVLARLARLEAALDGEVHDATVVDAGDDVTLLRLADVPAGLEHGDEVGVRIVPEFDR from the coding sequence ATGGAACTCAGCTTTCAACACGCCAACCCCGGTGCCGGCAACGAGTCCACGATCCTCCGGATCGACGGACTGCTCCCGGACCAACCGGTCTGCCTGCTCGTGGACGCAGGGGCCGGCGTGGACGTGGCCGACGCGCTCGGGCCCGACGAGTATCTCACCGGTATCCTCCTCACGCACGCCCATCTCGACCACTACCGAAGCCTCGGCGAGAACCTCGTCGACGGCGCACCGATCTACGCCGCCACCCCGACCGCGACCGTCCTCGACCGTGTGCTCGATCTGGGTGTCGGCGAGTACGACCTCTCGAACGTGGACGCCGTCCGGAACGCGCTCGAACCGGTCGCCGACTGGACGACGATCGTCGAGGGGCTGGAACTCTCCCCGCTCCCGGCCGGTCACACGCTCGGCGCGGCGGGCTTCCTGCTCCGGATCGAAGACGACGACGAGACGGTCACCGTCCTCGTCACCGGCGACTTCACCCGTCGCCACACCGCCGGCTACGAACCGATGCCCGGCACGCTCCCCGTCGACGTGGACGTACTGGTCGTCAACGCCGTCACCCGCGAGCAGTACGCCGAGACGCTCGACGACGCCCTCGACACGCTCCTGTCGCGGGCACGGGCCGGGTCGCGGGTCGTCGCCGCCACCAGCGGGCTTCGCGGCGTGCAGATCGCCTACCAACTCGGCCACCTCGCCGACGACCTCGACGTCGACCTCCCGATCCGCGTCGTCGGGCAGGCCGCGAGACTCGCCGAGACACTCGACTACGACGTGCCGAACGTCGAGTGGGTCCCGACGTTCGCGGACGCCGACGACGTACTGGAACCGGGCGGGGTCACCGTCTCCGGTCCGGAGGTCCCGGTCGGCGGGAGCACCGCCGTCCTGTACCGCGAGATCGCGGACGATCCCGACGCGACGTTCGTCCAACTGACCGGTGGCGGCACCGACGACGTGACCGGCACGGCCTGCACGACGGCGCGGTACGTCCTCAGCAACCATCCGACCCGCGAGACGGTCGACGAGTTGGTCACCACTCTCGCGCCGATCCACGTCGTCGTCAACCACCAGACCGGCCGGGGGGCGGATCGCTACAAAGACGAGTACCGGAGCTACGTCTGGGCACCGAGCGACGAACGCGCCTACACGCTCCGGGACGACACGGGCTGGACCGCCCCGCCGTGGGTGACAGAACAGACGAAGCGACTCGTCTGGGAACACCGCAGAGAGCACGGCCCTCGGGTCGTGGAGAGCGGCGACGACCTGCCGACGCCGGGCCGGGTCGACACGCCGGACCTCGCCGCTGAGGGCGTCGACGTGGCACGCTTCCGGCGGGAGTACAGCGACACCGCCGGCTCTGACGCGGACGCGGGGGCGGACCGCGCCGCCGTGCGCGAGGCGACCTCGGCCGACTCGACCCGGAGCGAGGTGGGGAGTGTCCCGACCAGCACCGGAGACAGCGCCGCGCCGGCGAGCGACTCGACGAGCGCGGCAGACGGCTCCGGTGGCCAGTCCGGCGACGACTCGCCACCGGCGTCGAGCGCGGACGGGCCGAGTACCCGAGTCGTCCTCGCGCGACTGGCCCGACTGGAGGCGGCACTCGACGGCGAGGTCCACGACGCGACCGTGGTGGACGCGGGCGACGACGTGACACTGCTCAGACTCGCCGACGTGCCGGCCGGACTGGAGCACGGCGACGAGGTCGGGGTGCGCATCGTCCCCGAGTTCGACCGGTAG